The following coding sequences lie in one Pseudarthrobacter phenanthrenivorans Sphe3 genomic window:
- a CDS encoding IS1380 family transposase, translating into MQFKHAPVAVSAVFDDPNLVSVAGLVPMLRLARSAGLDELAQSRLSVPTDKGANAGGKVMALVAGMLAGADSIDDMNLLRHGGMGRLFDRTYAPSTLGSFLREFRFGHVRQLDAVASRTLVNLASAAPLLQIRDGERVMVDVDDTIIEVHGYQKQGASFGYSGVRGLNALVATASTTTSAPVILAQRLRQGKSGSPKGAARIVADTLATLRRMDLGSSVRPLLRADSAFYGHATIGTAIKAGADVSVTVRMDPAVKTAIATIPEDGWETIEYPNAIRDEVTGRWISKAEVAEVPFVAFRSRKIAERVEGRLVVRRIPDLNPKQVEQPTLFDSYRHHAFFTTTDKQTMGTVAADKTHRGHAIIEQVHADLKAGPLAHLPSGVFTANSAWLVLAVIAFNLTRAAGLIADRGGRLARATTATIRRTLISVPARLARTARRIILHLPDAWPWQTAFDRLFTATHAPPPPAAAS; encoded by the coding sequence GTGCAATTCAAGCATGCTCCCGTTGCCGTGTCGGCTGTGTTCGATGATCCGAATCTCGTGTCGGTCGCGGGGCTGGTCCCGATGCTCCGTCTTGCCCGTTCTGCGGGGCTTGATGAGCTCGCGCAGTCGCGATTGAGCGTCCCGACGGACAAGGGTGCGAACGCCGGCGGCAAGGTGATGGCGCTGGTCGCGGGGATGCTCGCTGGCGCGGACTCGATCGACGACATGAATCTGCTGCGTCATGGCGGGATGGGCCGGTTGTTCGATCGGACGTATGCACCGTCGACGCTGGGCTCGTTCCTGCGGGAGTTCCGGTTCGGGCACGTCCGCCAGCTCGATGCCGTCGCCTCACGGACGCTGGTGAACCTCGCATCGGCCGCGCCGCTGCTGCAGATCCGGGACGGTGAGCGGGTGATGGTCGACGTGGACGACACGATCATCGAGGTCCACGGGTACCAGAAGCAGGGAGCGTCGTTCGGGTACTCCGGCGTCCGCGGCCTCAACGCCCTCGTCGCGACAGCGTCGACGACGACCTCAGCGCCGGTGATCCTCGCCCAGCGGTTGCGGCAGGGGAAGAGCGGTTCCCCGAAAGGCGCGGCCAGGATCGTCGCCGACACCCTCGCCACGCTTCGCCGCATGGACCTGGGCAGCAGTGTTCGGCCGTTGCTGCGGGCGGACTCCGCGTTCTACGGCCACGCCACCATCGGCACCGCGATCAAGGCCGGCGCGGACGTGTCCGTCACCGTTCGGATGGACCCCGCGGTGAAGACGGCGATCGCGACGATCCCCGAGGACGGGTGGGAGACGATCGAGTACCCGAACGCGATCCGTGACGAGGTCACGGGCCGGTGGATCTCGAAGGCCGAGGTCGCCGAGGTGCCCTTCGTCGCGTTCCGTTCCCGGAAGATCGCCGAACGGGTTGAAGGACGACTGGTGGTCCGACGGATCCCAGACCTGAACCCCAAGCAGGTCGAGCAGCCGACCTTGTTCGACAGCTACCGGCACCACGCGTTCTTCACCACCACCGACAAGCAGACAATGGGAACCGTCGCGGCGGACAAGACCCACCGCGGGCACGCGATCATCGAGCAAGTTCACGCCGACCTGAAGGCGGGCCCGCTCGCTCACCTGCCCTCGGGAGTGTTCACCGCGAACAGCGCATGGCTCGTCCTCGCCGTGATCGCATTCAACCTCACTCGCGCCGCTGGACTCATCGCCGACCGAGGCGGGCGGCTCGCCCGGGCAACGACCGCGACGATTCGCCGCACCCTCATCTCAGTGCCGGCACGACTGGCACGGACGGCGCGCCGCATCATCCTGCACCTGCCGGACGCCTGGCCCTGGCAGACCGCGTTCGACCGACTCTTCACCGCGACGCACGCACCACCACCACCGGCCGCGGCCAGCTGA